The window CGATCACGCCGCGTGCGTACGGATCCCAGTGCGGCGCGCCAAGCCCGGTGAACGCCGGCACGAAATACACGCCGTTCGTCGTGGAGACCGAGGCCGCGAGCGGCTCCACCTCGGCGGCCGATCGAATGATGCCGAGTCCGTCGCGCAGCCATTGGACGACGGCGCCGGCGATGAAGATGCTTCCCTCGAGCGCATACTCGGTGCGTCGGCCGAGGCGCCAGGCGACGGTGGTGAGCAGCCGGTTCTTGGACGCGATGGGTGTGGTGCCGGTGTGCATCAGCATGAAGCAGCCGGTGCCGTACGTGTTCTTCACCATGCCGGGCTTCGTGCAGACCTGTCCGAAGAGCGCCGCCTGCTGATCGCCCGCGATCCCCGCGACCGGAATGGAGCCGCCGAGGAGCGCCGTGTGGCCGTAGACCTCGCTCGACGAGCGCACCTCGGGGAGCATGGACCGAGGGACGCCGAAGAGCCGCAGCAGTTCGTCGTCCCAGTCACCCGTGCGGATGTCGTAGAGCATCGTGCGCGATGCGTTGCTCGCATCGGTCACGTGCACGGCGCCGCCGGTGAGTTTCCAGACGAGCCATGAGTCCACGGTGCCGAACGCGAGCTTGCCCGCCTTCGCCCGGGCCTGCGCGCCCGGCACGTGCTTGAGGATCCACTGCACCTTGGTGGCCGAGAAGTAGGCGTCGACGACGAGCCCGGTCTTTCGGCGGATTATCCGGTCGAGGCGTCGCTGGCGGATGGCGTCGCACATCGGCGCCGTCCGGCGATCCTGCCAGACGATGGCGTTGGCGACCGGCTGTCCCGTCTCGCGGTCCCAGACGATGGTCGTCTCGCGCTGGTTCGTGATGCCGATGGCGGCGATGTTCGACGCGCTGGCGTTGGCCTTCTGCATCACCTCCGCCGCGACGCCAAGCTGCGTTGCCCAGATGTCGGACGGATCGTGCTCCACCCAGCCCGGCTTCGGGAAGAGCTGCGGGAACTCCTTTTGCGCGACGGCGACGACGGCGCCGGCGTGGTCGAAGAGAATGGCGCGGGAGGAGGTGGTGCCTTGGTCTAATGAGAGAATCATTGGGGCAGAAGACGACAGAATAGGACAGAGTACGACAGAGTACGACAGAGTACGACAGAATGCGGCGGCGCGGGATGGGGCGCGCGTCAGAAGGTGTCCGACACGGCTGGCAGAACTTATCACGCTTTTCCGGTCGGGGAGGGCGGTGCTTGCCGGAGACGGGTCCGGGGGCCAGCATTCCTCTTCCGCCGTGACAGATCCGCGATCCCCCAAACGTCTGCCGGGTTCCGAGCCATGCGCGCACTCCTCGCCCTCGTCGTCCTCTTCAGCGTCCTTTCCGCAGGCGCCCAGCAGCCGAAGCGTGCGGATCGGGCTCCCGGCATCATCGCGTCGATTGACGCCCGGGCGGCGCACTACTCGGACGTGGCGCACCAGATCTGGGGGTTTGCCGAGGTCGGCTACCAGGAAGTGAAGAGCAGCGCGTTGCTGCAGCGCGAACTGACGGCGGCGGGCTTTGCGGTAAAGCCCGGCATTGACGGAATGCCGACCGCGTTCACGGCGGAGTTCGGCCGCGGCAAGCCGGTGATCGCGGTGCTCGGCGAGTTCGATGCGCTGCCTGGCCTCTCGCAGGACACGATACCGGAGCCGCATCCGCTGGCCGCGGGGGCGCCGGGGCACGGCTGCGGACACCATCTGTTCGGCACGGCATCGGCCGCCGCCGCGATCGCAGTGAAGGAGTGGATGGTGGCCAACCAGGTGGCCGGGACGCTGCGCTTCTACGGCACGCCCGCCGAGGAGGGGGGCGCGGGCAAGGTGTACATGGTGCGTGACGGGCTTTTCGACGACGTCGATGTCGCCATCGCCTGGCATCCGGATGACCGGAACAACGTGACGGCGACGAGCTCGCTGGCGAACATCTCGGGCAAGTTCCGATTCCGCGGCGTCAGCGCGCATGCGGCCGCGTCGCCGGAGCTGGGCCGGTCGGCGCTGGACGCGGTGGAGGTGATGGACGTCATGACCAACTTCATGCGCGAGCATATCCCGTCGGACGCTCGCATCCACTACGTCATCACCAATGGCGGCCGCGCGCCGAACGTCGTCCCCGATTTCGCCGAGGTCTATTACGTGGTGCGGCACCCGGACATTCGCGTCGTGGACCAGATATGGGCGCGCGTGCTGGACGCGGCGAAGGGCGCCGCCCTCGGCACCGGTACCACGCACGAGGTGGTGGTGACTGGCGCGGTCTACAACCTTCTGATCAACAAGACGCTCGCCAAGGTGCAGCAGCAGTCGCTCGAGCGCGTGGGCGGATACTCCTACTCCGCCGACGAGCGCGCCTGGGCGGAACGGCTGCAGCAAACGCTGCCGGGTTCGGCGGTGCCGCTGGAAGCGGTGCAGCGGATCCAGCCGCTGGACTTCACGCCGGCCGCGTTTGCCGGCTCGACCGATGTCGGCGACGTGAGCTGGCGCGTGCCGACGGTGCAGATGGGCGCGGCGACGTGGGTGCCCGGCACACCGGCGCACTCGTGGCAGGCGGTCGCCGCCGGCGGCATGTCCATCGGCAGCAAAGGGATGATGGTCGCGGCCAAGACGATGGCGCTCACCGCCGCGGAGCTGTTCTCCAGTCCGGCGACGGTGACCGCGGCGCGTGCCGAGTTCGAGCAGGCGCGCGGCCCGAACTTCCGGTACGCGACGCGACTCGGCACGCAGAAACCGGCGCTCGACTACCGCAAGTAGGGAGGGCGCTCCTCGCGTTCGTCGTCGGCCAGATGAAGGCTGAGCGGAAAGAAGACCGCCCGGCGCACACCCGGATATGCCACGCCCCATCCGCGGGCGTCATGCCAGAGAATGCGGTTCAGGCGATCTGTAGGCGCGGCATCCGGGTCCGAGAAGTTCATGCGCGCGCTGGCCAGCGCGGCGGCGCGCCGCTCCTTCGCAAAAGGTCCGGTGATCGCGCCAACCTTCACGTTGACCTCATCCAGTCGCTGCCGCGGGGTGAGCGCCTTGAATGGCGTGAAGTCCGGCGTCTCGTTGGGACCGATGAAGCTCGCGCGCATGTCGGTCGCGACGAGGTCGAACATCGACAGCGCGGGCAGGCCAAGCATGAGCTCGATGGTCTTCACCATCGACGGCTGGCTGTAGAACGTGCTGTCCACGATGCCGCGCCGCGCATAAGGGCTCGCGACGAGCGCCACCGTGCGATGCCCGTCGATGTGGTCCACCGCATCCTGGGCGTCGTCCTCGACGACGAGGATCGCCATCTTGGGCCAGAACGATGAGTGACTGAGCCCCTCGACAATGTTGCCCAGCGCGAGATCGTTGTCGGCGACGCAGGCCTTGGGGACGCACCATCCTTCGCTCGTCCCCATCGTGTGGTCGTTCGGGAGAATGACCATCACGAGGTGCGGCATGGACCGGGCCGCCTCCCACTGCTTCAGGTGATCGAGGATGATCTCGGCCTTGGCCAC is drawn from Gemmatimonadaceae bacterium and contains these coding sequences:
- a CDS encoding amidohydrolase; its protein translation is MRALLALVVLFSVLSAGAQQPKRADRAPGIIASIDARAAHYSDVAHQIWGFAEVGYQEVKSSALLQRELTAAGFAVKPGIDGMPTAFTAEFGRGKPVIAVLGEFDALPGLSQDTIPEPHPLAAGAPGHGCGHHLFGTASAAAAIAVKEWMVANQVAGTLRFYGTPAEEGGAGKVYMVRDGLFDDVDVAIAWHPDDRNNVTATSSLANISGKFRFRGVSAHAAASPELGRSALDAVEVMDVMTNFMREHIPSDARIHYVITNGGRAPNVVPDFAEVYYVVRHPDIRVVDQIWARVLDAAKGAALGTGTTHEVVVTGAVYNLLINKTLAKVQQQSLERVGGYSYSADERAWAERLQQTLPGSAVPLEAVQRIQPLDFTPAAFAGSTDVGDVSWRVPTVQMGAATWVPGTPAHSWQAVAAGGMSIGSKGMMVAAKTMALTAAELFSSPATVTAARAEFEQARGPNFRYATRLGTQKPALDYRK
- the glpK gene encoding glycerol kinase GlpK, yielding MILSLDQGTTSSRAILFDHAGAVVAVAQKEFPQLFPKPGWVEHDPSDIWATQLGVAAEVMQKANASASNIAAIGITNQRETTIVWDRETGQPVANAIVWQDRRTAPMCDAIRQRRLDRIIRRKTGLVVDAYFSATKVQWILKHVPGAQARAKAGKLAFGTVDSWLVWKLTGGAVHVTDASNASRTMLYDIRTGDWDDELLRLFGVPRSMLPEVRSSSEVYGHTALLGGSIPVAGIAGDQQAALFGQVCTKPGMVKNTYGTGCFMLMHTGTTPIASKNRLLTTVAWRLGRRTEYALEGSIFIAGAVVQWLRDGLGIIRSAAEVEPLAASVSTTNGVYFVPAFTGLGAPHWDPYARGVIVGLTRGTTRAHIARAALEGIALQVMDVLHAMQADGGIRLRELRVDGGACANNLLMQMQADLLGVPVVRPVVAETTALGAAYLAGLAVGYWKDRADIARQWQADRRFAPAITPAARKALAVGWRQALLRAKGWSAK